The following are from one region of the Streptomyces tuirus genome:
- a CDS encoding competence protein CoiA family protein: protein MGYTAVHARWGRLDASLDDLGCGRSWADVHRVKGLELACPECRGKVFARISPHRARHFYHQVRPRDCALANESPEHHLLKLELATAARAAGFRAELEVGNEARTWRADVLVFDEQDRPFMALEAQLSPMTPQDARMRTDRYAVDGVAVCWVAMEKRPWERGVPSLRLAPPRNRGDAWTVRYGMARYTWATPHTVKTKAAWTHISCSLDDAIRWILQGRVHAHTGPDGTVWWTAHSYVQLAIARARLEADAEAVMQQAAAEQRRQAAQKRAAATERARLAAEERRLAAEDRRLAAAEQAHEEQQAEQERLTAFFEHAGIKAALWPAFMELVSSASGKAVTCGEQSPAHGNGLLLYSRPRTGAAFQLAGVACPDPSALARWPADLTILVPGRDWLLRLEEAAQSPLKVAVLNPVTKHCAYERVGPRTRR, encoded by the coding sequence ATGGGGTACACCGCCGTGCATGCGCGCTGGGGCCGGCTGGATGCGTCGCTGGACGATCTCGGGTGCGGCCGGTCCTGGGCGGACGTCCACCGCGTGAAAGGGCTGGAGCTGGCGTGTCCGGAGTGCCGGGGGAAAGTGTTCGCGCGCATCTCCCCCCACCGTGCCAGGCACTTCTACCACCAGGTGCGGCCGCGCGACTGCGCGCTGGCGAACGAGTCGCCGGAGCATCACCTGCTGAAGCTGGAGCTGGCCACCGCCGCCCGGGCGGCAGGCTTCAGAGCTGAGCTGGAGGTCGGCAACGAGGCCCGGACCTGGCGTGCCGACGTGCTGGTCTTTGATGAGCAGGACCGGCCGTTCATGGCGCTGGAGGCGCAGTTGTCGCCCATGACGCCGCAGGATGCGCGGATGCGGACGGACCGCTACGCAGTCGACGGTGTGGCGGTGTGCTGGGTGGCGATGGAGAAGCGGCCGTGGGAGCGCGGCGTGCCCTCCCTGCGGTTAGCGCCCCCCAGGAACCGCGGGGACGCATGGACGGTGCGCTATGGCATGGCGCGCTACACCTGGGCAACGCCACACACGGTGAAGACGAAAGCGGCGTGGACCCACATCAGCTGCTCCCTGGACGATGCGATCCGGTGGATTCTCCAGGGACGGGTCCATGCCCATACCGGCCCGGACGGCACGGTGTGGTGGACCGCCCACTCCTACGTCCAACTGGCCATCGCCCGGGCCCGGCTGGAGGCCGATGCCGAAGCCGTCATGCAGCAGGCCGCGGCCGAGCAACGCCGACAGGCCGCACAGAAGCGGGCCGCTGCCACCGAACGGGCCCGACTGGCCGCCGAGGAACGCAGACTGGCTGCCGAGGACCGTCGGCTGGCCGCTGCGGAACAGGCGCACGAGGAGCAGCAGGCGGAGCAGGAGCGGCTGACGGCCTTCTTCGAGCACGCGGGCATCAAGGCTGCGCTGTGGCCAGCGTTCATGGAGTTGGTCTCCTCCGCCTCCGGCAAGGCGGTCACGTGCGGTGAGCAGAGCCCCGCCCATGGCAACGGGCTGCTCCTCTACAGCCGGCCGCGCACGGGGGCCGCGTTCCAGCTGGCCGGTGTGGCGTGCCCGGACCCCTCAGCGCTCGCCCGGTGGCCTGCGGACCTGACCATCCTGGTCCCCGGCCGGGACTGGCTGTTGCGTCTCGAGGAGGCCGCTCAGAGCCCGCTGAAAGTCGCCGTCCTGAACCCGGTCACCAAGCACTGCGCCTACGAACGGGTCGGCCCCCGGACCAGACGCTGA
- a CDS encoding DEAD/DEAH box helicase, whose translation MTVVELPRPGRPKRARLFPDQAEAVERLVRHLRRAGTRALFVSATGTGKTLVSIRTADGLGARLVLFVVPTLDLAAQTALAWRRDGHLEHMVIVSSLDTSGRDDLVAARVMSTTDPHALGGLMSVIGENEDQIPALTVICTYDSLNKIEETQNTGYTVPPFDLAVMDEAHRIAGRADKKWAIVNDAQRIRADRRLYMTATPRIFAAPELAESADTTRPRRRPAAGRDVDAFANSMDNEAVYGKKIFEYPLAQAVEDGRAADYRIVVPTLTDADLRRRLNLTAPATTPPGDGDEQDSALRTTALHLSVLRAMTEHGLSKVLVYFNLVSDARRFARELPHTLRLLARTDPGLVPDITPKLFFAHGEHTPAQRADTFAAFAAADCAILANSRLIAEGVDIPSVDAIVFADPTRSVIRCVQALGRALRLDVSGKTASLIVPVYVPPGADGENILGTAYEPVWAIACALASHDHRILERLPDKANRLPRETSDVIERRWHFDFTVHPERIARAMDLASFDPREAAVSRSRRLGLAAAQSYRDEMGHLDVPADYTDPAGYTLGTFITTMRDAAKAGRLEPDWIAELDALGMIWDKHDAAWRARLTAAADYLRTHGHLAAPATTPVGAWLAEQRHLAAKNQLDQARADALSTLAPDWRLSHGADWHRKYHLLRAHLASGADPATLTRDTQLGGVKIGSWLARQLTTWSALADGQQQLMTALGLTPENSPLTPARRARRTFEQTVQLLELFLHREGRAPAARETIRVDGDTVNLGAWLAKTRTKHRTGQLPDDHVRLVAALFDGDWTAENATPAVLA comes from the coding sequence ATGACTGTGGTGGAACTGCCGCGCCCCGGCCGCCCTAAGCGTGCGCGGCTCTTTCCCGACCAGGCCGAGGCGGTGGAGCGGCTGGTACGGCACCTGCGGCGCGCGGGGACGCGCGCTCTGTTCGTGTCGGCGACGGGCACCGGAAAGACCCTGGTGTCGATCCGCACGGCGGACGGACTCGGCGCGCGGCTGGTGCTGTTCGTGGTCCCCACCCTGGACCTGGCCGCGCAGACCGCGCTGGCCTGGCGCCGCGACGGACACCTGGAGCACATGGTGATCGTCTCCTCCCTGGACACCAGCGGCCGCGACGACCTGGTCGCGGCCCGCGTCATGTCGACCACCGACCCCCACGCGCTGGGCGGGCTGATGTCGGTGATCGGGGAGAACGAGGACCAGATCCCCGCTTTGACGGTGATCTGCACCTACGACTCCCTGAACAAGATCGAGGAAACGCAGAACACGGGGTATACGGTGCCGCCGTTCGACCTCGCGGTCATGGACGAGGCACACCGGATCGCGGGACGGGCCGACAAGAAGTGGGCCATCGTCAACGACGCGCAGCGCATCCGCGCGGACCGCCGCCTCTACATGACCGCCACCCCCCGCATCTTCGCCGCGCCGGAGCTGGCGGAGTCCGCCGACACCACCCGCCCACGCCGCCGCCCCGCCGCGGGACGGGACGTGGACGCGTTCGCCAACTCCATGGACAACGAGGCCGTCTACGGCAAGAAAATCTTCGAGTATCCCCTCGCCCAGGCGGTCGAGGACGGCCGGGCTGCGGACTACCGCATCGTGGTGCCCACCCTCACCGACGCCGACCTGCGCCGCCGCCTGAACCTGACCGCCCCCGCCACCACCCCTCCCGGCGACGGTGATGAGCAGGACAGCGCGCTGCGCACCACCGCCCTGCACCTGTCTGTCCTGCGCGCCATGACCGAACACGGCCTGAGCAAGGTCCTGGTCTACTTCAACCTCGTCTCCGACGCCCGCCGCTTCGCCCGCGAACTCCCGCACACCCTGCGCCTGCTGGCCCGCACCGACCCCGGCCTCGTCCCGGACATCACCCCCAAGCTGTTCTTCGCCCACGGCGAGCACACCCCCGCCCAACGCGCCGACACCTTCGCCGCCTTCGCCGCCGCCGACTGCGCGATCCTCGCCAACTCCCGCCTGATCGCCGAAGGCGTCGACATCCCCAGCGTGGATGCCATCGTCTTCGCAGACCCCACCCGCAGCGTCATCCGCTGCGTCCAGGCCCTCGGCCGCGCCCTGCGCCTGGACGTGTCCGGCAAGACCGCCTCACTGATCGTCCCCGTCTACGTCCCGCCCGGCGCCGACGGCGAGAACATCCTCGGTACCGCCTACGAGCCGGTGTGGGCCATCGCCTGCGCGCTGGCCAGCCACGACCACCGCATCCTCGAGCGCCTGCCCGACAAGGCCAACCGTCTCCCCAGGGAGACCAGCGACGTCATCGAACGCCGCTGGCACTTCGACTTCACCGTCCACCCCGAGCGCATCGCCCGCGCCATGGATTTGGCCTCCTTCGACCCCCGCGAGGCGGCCGTCTCCCGTTCCCGGCGCCTCGGACTCGCCGCCGCCCAGTCCTACCGCGACGAAATGGGCCACCTCGACGTCCCCGCCGACTACACCGACCCCGCCGGCTACACCCTGGGCACCTTCATCACCACCATGCGCGACGCTGCGAAGGCCGGCCGCCTCGAACCGGACTGGATCGCCGAACTCGACGCGCTGGGCATGATCTGGGACAAGCACGACGCAGCCTGGCGCGCCCGCCTGACCGCCGCCGCCGACTACCTGCGCACCCACGGCCACCTCGCCGCACCCGCCACCACCCCCGTGGGCGCATGGCTCGCCGAACAACGCCACCTCGCGGCCAAGAACCAGCTCGATCAGGCCCGCGCCGACGCCCTGAGCACCCTCGCACCCGACTGGCGCCTGTCCCACGGCGCGGACTGGCACCGCAAGTACCACCTGCTGCGCGCCCACCTCGCCTCCGGAGCCGACCCCGCCACCTTGACTCGCGACACCCAGCTCGGCGGCGTGAAGATCGGCTCCTGGCTGGCCCGCCAGCTCACCACCTGGTCGGCCCTCGCCGACGGCCAGCAGCAGCTGATGACCGCCCTCGGCCTCACCCCCGAGAACAGCCCGCTCACCCCCGCCCGCCGGGCCCGCCGCACCTTCGAACAGACCGTCCAGCTCCTGGAACTCTTCCTCCACCGCGAAGGCCGCGCCCCCGCCGCCCGCGAGACCATCCGCGTCGACGGCGACACCGTCAACCTCGGCGCCTGGCTCGCCAAAACCCGCACCAAACACCGCACCGGCCAGCTCCCCGACGACCATGTCCGTCTGGTTGCCGCGCTCTTCGACGGAGACTGGACGGCCGAGAACGCCACCCCGGCCGTCCTGGCGTAG
- a CDS encoding ankyrin repeat domain-containing protein, which produces MAATSDGWAGMGWDWTDADDIRRRLDQGADPESWNGSRPLHRAAVFGSPEAVTELARRVADVDALENGVTALWEAVLSRKPANARALAAAGADPWRPSLGGWSPGRLSLAGPTPELFPVPEGVSLSDTERAAAQEAHRLTTALGEFYDDGMGLACVAGIDAAEAVRRLQATPVVDGELLDVLNELLEEPYAYDMDESLHIVGVTSVPGGCVVTQPWGYAPQMPGVLARLSAGTLCYGLYANPKSGNQGSITRDGVIEGSDLHPGGGPDENDSPGEVLAAYLYQHHAVAYACAFAGLRLADRRAVTGPPDVWVELPRRDYWSH; this is translated from the coding sequence GTGGCGGCAACGAGTGACGGCTGGGCGGGCATGGGCTGGGACTGGACGGATGCCGACGACATCCGCCGGCGCCTGGACCAAGGAGCCGATCCGGAGAGCTGGAACGGGAGCAGGCCCCTGCATCGGGCAGCGGTGTTCGGCTCCCCGGAGGCTGTTACGGAACTTGCCCGCCGGGTTGCGGACGTGGACGCGCTGGAGAACGGGGTGACGGCACTGTGGGAAGCCGTCCTGTCCCGCAAGCCGGCCAACGCACGAGCCCTCGCCGCCGCCGGGGCCGATCCCTGGCGGCCCTCGCTCGGCGGCTGGTCGCCGGGGCGGCTGAGCCTGGCCGGACCGACGCCCGAGCTGTTCCCGGTACCGGAAGGGGTGTCCCTGAGCGACACCGAGCGGGCGGCAGCGCAGGAGGCCCATCGCCTCACCACGGCACTGGGCGAGTTCTACGACGACGGCATGGGCCTGGCCTGTGTGGCGGGCATCGACGCGGCCGAGGCGGTGCGCCGTCTGCAGGCGACTCCGGTGGTGGACGGCGAACTCCTCGACGTGCTGAATGAGCTGCTGGAGGAGCCCTACGCGTACGACATGGACGAGAGCCTGCACATCGTCGGTGTGACGTCCGTGCCGGGCGGCTGTGTGGTCACTCAGCCCTGGGGATACGCGCCGCAGATGCCGGGCGTGCTGGCCCGGCTGTCCGCCGGCACCCTCTGCTACGGCCTCTACGCCAATCCCAAGAGCGGCAACCAGGGCAGCATCACCCGCGATGGAGTCATCGAGGGCTCGGACCTGCACCCCGGCGGAGGACCGGACGAGAACGACAGTCCCGGGGAGGTGCTGGCCGCCTACCTCTACCAGCACCACGCCGTCGCCTACGCCTGCGCCTTCGCAGGACTGCGCCTGGCCGACCGGCGGGCCGTGACCGGGCCGCCCGATGTGTGGGTCGAGCTGCCCCGCCGCGACTACTGGAGCCACTGA
- the tap gene encoding telomere-associated protein Tap, producing MSELFDAVDALIASRSPLPPPAERRRLRQAHALTLDEVASALGVRRATVGGWESGKTEPRPPEREAYARLLEQLATLYPAPRSTGAPQEDTDTAASPAQTRLTGGAAEATATAEAEEPPAAPPAPARHAAATQRPVPRAERAPQSSRRPTARKAAPANTPAPGGAYAHGPLLVLDADSERNVTGYGVGGLILDVPAKSLPALVEWTLTEARLGSQRLHGSGKDGDPLLVLTEAACERYGLPAALSEAERLAGRLPEGHKVIKQLKRADWQLTKRGLGPWARIYRPVQGGRRQCVQLCIPSWRALDDRSWGHAAQLPPPELARVLGVYAARVMTPVGSTAVTGLQLMSALNPPTRASEPDENGQRHREHRPGSLGTEPLDPAPCEATDGHPVLAHLPRFHVRGPGERLFEEAYDWARDLTDAECMQQHLVGLDVNLAFGAAANGAVVGLSSPPEHVNRPVFDPAVPGSWLVDLSHVDLSRVKVGKQRRDLDGALLPSPFTPSGQRPTGPAWYATPTVAYAVELGYDVTPVEAWLRRESGRFLDGWYKRLRDAYVATMADLGVTEKLSPHHFLQAMDGYKSRDPELGIVVDAVKMTVKGGIGKLQEKARGGGWKPGQPWPALARPTWRPDIRATVISRARINMHRKMLNLAAATGRYPVAVLSDCAVYAADGPSPLDVLPYGADGKTVPGSFRLGVSPGMVKHEGTQSVLWGADVLEQLSADGHVANLARYIKTGEVTAKDTGE from the coding sequence ATGTCCGAGTTGTTCGACGCGGTCGACGCGCTGATCGCGTCCCGCTCCCCGCTGCCGCCGCCGGCTGAGCGCAGGCGGCTGCGCCAGGCGCACGCGCTCACCCTGGACGAGGTGGCCTCCGCCCTGGGCGTGCGGCGGGCGACCGTCGGCGGCTGGGAGTCGGGCAAGACCGAGCCCCGGCCGCCGGAGCGGGAGGCGTACGCGCGCCTGCTGGAGCAGCTCGCCACGCTCTACCCCGCCCCCCGGAGCACCGGCGCCCCGCAGGAGGACACGGACACCGCAGCGTCCCCAGCGCAGACGCGGCTCACGGGCGGGGCAGCGGAAGCTACTGCCACGGCGGAGGCCGAGGAGCCCCCGGCCGCTCCCCCAGCGCCCGCTCGGCACGCGGCAGCGACACAGCGGCCGGTGCCGCGTGCCGAGCGGGCGCCGCAGAGCTCGCGGCGCCCCACTGCGAGGAAGGCCGCCCCGGCGAACACGCCCGCGCCCGGCGGTGCCTACGCGCACGGTCCGCTACTCGTCCTCGACGCCGACTCCGAGCGGAATGTGACGGGCTACGGCGTCGGCGGTCTGATCCTGGACGTGCCCGCCAAGTCGCTGCCCGCGCTGGTGGAGTGGACGCTCACCGAGGCGCGGCTGGGGTCGCAGAGGCTGCACGGCTCGGGCAAGGACGGCGACCCGCTGCTGGTGCTCACCGAGGCGGCGTGCGAGCGCTACGGCCTGCCCGCCGCCTTGTCCGAGGCCGAGCGGCTTGCCGGGCGGCTCCCGGAAGGACACAAGGTCATCAAGCAGCTGAAGCGCGCCGACTGGCAGCTCACCAAGCGCGGGCTGGGGCCGTGGGCGCGGATCTACCGCCCCGTCCAGGGCGGCCGCAGGCAGTGCGTGCAGCTGTGCATCCCCTCCTGGCGCGCCCTGGACGACCGCTCCTGGGGCCATGCCGCGCAGCTGCCGCCGCCAGAACTGGCCCGGGTGCTGGGCGTGTACGCGGCCCGGGTGATGACGCCGGTGGGCTCCACTGCCGTGACGGGGCTGCAGCTGATGAGCGCGCTCAACCCGCCGACCCGCGCGAGCGAGCCGGATGAGAACGGCCAGCGCCACCGCGAGCACCGGCCCGGTTCGCTGGGAACGGAGCCGCTTGACCCGGCGCCGTGCGAGGCGACCGACGGACACCCCGTCCTGGCCCATCTGCCCCGCTTCCACGTGCGCGGCCCCGGCGAGCGGCTGTTCGAGGAGGCCTACGACTGGGCGCGTGACCTCACCGACGCCGAGTGCATGCAGCAGCACCTGGTCGGCCTGGATGTGAACCTGGCCTTCGGTGCGGCCGCCAACGGTGCGGTCGTCGGGCTGTCATCGCCGCCCGAGCACGTCAACCGCCCGGTCTTCGACCCAGCGGTGCCCGGTTCCTGGCTGGTCGACCTCTCCCACGTCGATCTGTCCCGGGTGAAGGTCGGCAAGCAGCGGCGCGACCTCGATGGCGCGCTGCTGCCCAGCCCGTTCACGCCGAGCGGCCAGCGCCCGACCGGTCCGGCCTGGTATGCCACGCCCACCGTGGCCTACGCCGTCGAGCTCGGCTACGACGTCACCCCCGTCGAGGCCTGGCTGCGCCGGGAGAGCGGCCGGTTCCTGGACGGCTGGTACAAGCGGCTGCGCGATGCCTACGTCGCCACCATGGCGGACCTCGGCGTCACGGAGAAGCTGTCCCCGCACCACTTCCTTCAGGCGATGGACGGCTACAAGAGCCGCGATCCGGAGCTGGGGATCGTGGTGGACGCGGTCAAGATGACCGTCAAGGGCGGCATCGGCAAGCTGCAGGAGAAGGCACGCGGCGGCGGCTGGAAGCCGGGACAGCCCTGGCCCGCTCTCGCCCGCCCGACGTGGCGCCCGGACATCCGCGCTACCGTCATCTCCCGGGCCCGGATCAACATGCACCGCAAGATGCTCAACCTGGCCGCGGCCACCGGCCGGTACCCGGTTGCGGTCCTCTCCGACTGCGCCGTGTACGCGGCCGACGGGCCCAGCCCCCTGGACGTGCTGCCCTACGGCGCCGACGGCAAGACCGTGCCGGGCTCGTTCCGGCTCGGCGTCTCGCCCGGGATGGTCAAGCACGAGGGCACCCAGAGCGTGCTGTGGGGGGCGGACGTGCTCGAGCAGCTCAGCGCCGACGGCCATGTCGCCAACCTCGCCCGCTACATCAAGACCGGCGAGGTCACCGCCAAGGACACCGGAGAATAG
- the tpg gene encoding telomere-protecting terminal protein Tpg has translation MVTVGEELDKALQGAFTRPVPKSAGAQMRYLVRQHQRSTRRVAELLGISQRTVERYVKNQIKKPRPELADRLEREVRARWQPQIRAKAKQAAATTSGIMIDVQARFGYTAAVGSTDQARVRHLTLALPPRHAARLLQAQEAGVDEDDLREIAAEALGEVYFRDGGRRAHGLEVELKDIVDLQFEL, from the coding sequence ATGGTCACGGTCGGGGAAGAACTCGACAAGGCGCTACAGGGGGCGTTCACGCGGCCCGTTCCCAAGTCCGCCGGGGCGCAGATGCGGTACCTGGTCAGGCAGCACCAGCGCAGCACCCGGCGCGTGGCTGAGCTGCTCGGCATCAGCCAGCGCACCGTCGAACGTTATGTGAAGAACCAGATCAAAAAGCCCCGGCCGGAGCTCGCCGACCGGCTGGAGCGTGAGGTCCGCGCACGCTGGCAGCCGCAGATCAGGGCGAAGGCGAAACAGGCCGCGGCCACCACGAGCGGCATCATGATCGATGTGCAGGCGAGGTTCGGCTACACCGCCGCCGTCGGCAGCACCGACCAGGCCCGCGTACGTCACCTCACCCTCGCCCTGCCGCCCCGGCACGCCGCCCGCCTCCTTCAAGCCCAGGAAGCAGGCGTCGACGAGGACGACCTCCGCGAGATCGCTGCCGAGGCGTTGGGTGAGGTGTACTTCCGCGACGGCGGCCGCCGTGCCCACGGCCTCGAAGTGGAACTCAAGGACATCGTCGACCTGCAGTTCGAGCTGTAG
- a CDS encoding DNA-binding protein yields MPLAGELTSSLISRAADRYGLPAAGVLRLWTCRNSPARNDGGGVRADAEIVLNEAGRGVLAELCGVEPAVLARALPAFTVDDPKIGTGREAALAQARWRAASAVAGEAAFACRSCTARRTGQTVRAVRYLPRWERVCVRHGRWLLDADADQPLEHLDLRGVPEVAAAQRRWAGVARRAVRAGVVPEQAFTVAYAVVARWWDEALHWEQEEIWPHRLHRVAGGNAGPRLGWWRIVGRDPVIFPEVVAVADALLDPAMTELVWRDSGAGRPRPLPADGAFCRRLGERVGRGWLGPLSAVDYGGPLLTWMGAVIRQRRGEGGPPGWRDDPWRLKRKEQPATMAGQLRVMAAEQQACGSGTRWRATVSAEHRFQIEQMIGEAQEQLVQLVQLVQLVQLVQLRGVHSGTTAEVARTLLEHLSRSAALIDQALVDTAAAAVFAGVAVEEVSAWSRLPVQELAELVSEGPDQD; encoded by the coding sequence GTGCCGCTGGCCGGGGAGCTGACCTCGTCACTGATCAGCCGGGCCGCAGACCGCTACGGCCTGCCGGCCGCCGGCGTGCTGCGGCTGTGGACGTGCCGCAACTCCCCCGCCCGGAACGACGGCGGCGGTGTGCGGGCCGATGCGGAGATCGTGCTCAACGAAGCCGGGCGGGGTGTGCTCGCCGAGCTGTGCGGAGTCGAACCGGCGGTGCTGGCGCGTGCTCTGCCCGCGTTCACCGTGGATGATCCCAAGATCGGCACCGGCCGGGAGGCCGCCCTGGCGCAGGCGCGGTGGCGGGCGGCGAGCGCGGTGGCGGGCGAAGCGGCGTTCGCCTGCCGGTCGTGCACCGCGCGGCGGACCGGGCAGACGGTGCGGGCGGTGCGGTATCTGCCGCGCTGGGAGCGGGTGTGTGTCCGGCACGGGCGGTGGCTGCTGGACGCGGACGCCGACCAGCCGCTGGAACACCTCGACCTGCGCGGCGTCCCGGAGGTGGCTGCGGCACAGCGGCGGTGGGCAGGGGTGGCGCGCCGTGCGGTGCGGGCCGGGGTGGTCCCGGAGCAGGCGTTCACGGTGGCGTATGCGGTGGTGGCCCGCTGGTGGGATGAGGCTCTGCACTGGGAGCAGGAGGAGATCTGGCCGCACAGGCTGCACCGGGTGGCGGGCGGCAACGCGGGACCGCGACTTGGGTGGTGGCGGATCGTGGGCCGGGATCCGGTCATCTTCCCGGAGGTGGTGGCCGTGGCCGACGCGCTGCTGGACCCGGCCATGACCGAGCTGGTGTGGAGGGACAGCGGCGCCGGGCGGCCGCGGCCGCTGCCCGCCGACGGGGCGTTCTGCCGCCGGCTGGGTGAGCGGGTGGGACGGGGCTGGCTGGGCCCGCTGTCGGCGGTGGACTACGGCGGACCGCTGCTCACCTGGATGGGCGCTGTCATCCGCCAGCGGCGCGGTGAAGGCGGGCCGCCCGGGTGGAGGGACGATCCATGGCGGCTGAAGCGGAAAGAGCAGCCCGCCACGATGGCCGGCCAGCTGCGCGTTATGGCGGCCGAGCAGCAGGCGTGCGGCTCGGGCACCCGGTGGCGGGCCACAGTGAGCGCCGAACACCGTTTCCAGATCGAGCAGATGATCGGCGAAGCCCAGGAGCAGCTGGTGCAGCTGGTGCAGCTGGTGCAGCTGGTGCAGCTGGTGCAGCTGCGGGGCGTACACAGCGGCACCACCGCCGAGGTGGCACGCACACTGCTGGAGCACCTCAGCCGCAGTGCCGCGTTGATCGACCAGGCCTTGGTGGACACCGCCGCCGCAGCCGTCTTTGCGGGGGTGGCGGTGGAGGAGGTGTCGGCGTGGTCCCGCTTGCCCGTCCAGGAGCTGGCGGAGCTCGTGTCAGAGGGCCCGGATCAGGACTGA
- a CDS encoding TnsA-like heteromeric transposase endonuclease subunit produces the protein MAVRFEQLQPVAAFPVVPGRRWGPGWWWSATTGGHIPHGSQAMCMQLMLLDRDPQVVGLSARPVRLIWRDPGSGRVLTWVPQVFIRYADGRALLADCPAHAGPTGDRAARAAAVLGAACAAVGFTYRRLVPPEKVVAANVRWLAGYRHPRYRDAGGLEQAVLEAFAAPRALMAGAVAAGEVLSALPVLYHALWGGRLVADLTRPLGEHTLVAPGPAAGDGEQEQHGR, from the coding sequence GTGGCTGTTCGGTTCGAGCAGCTCCAGCCGGTGGCGGCGTTCCCTGTGGTGCCCGGGCGGCGGTGGGGGCCGGGCTGGTGGTGGTCGGCCACCACCGGCGGGCACATACCGCACGGGTCGCAGGCGATGTGCATGCAGCTGATGCTTTTGGACCGTGATCCGCAGGTGGTGGGGTTGTCGGCGCGGCCGGTGCGGCTGATCTGGCGTGATCCCGGCAGCGGGCGGGTCCTGACGTGGGTGCCGCAGGTGTTCATCCGCTACGCCGACGGGCGTGCTCTGCTGGCCGACTGCCCCGCACACGCCGGGCCCACCGGGGACCGTGCCGCGCGGGCGGCCGCGGTGCTGGGGGCGGCGTGTGCGGCGGTGGGGTTCACCTACCGGCGCCTGGTGCCGCCGGAGAAGGTAGTGGCGGCGAACGTGCGGTGGCTGGCCGGCTACCGCCATCCCCGCTACCGCGACGCCGGCGGGCTTGAGCAGGCGGTGCTGGAGGCGTTCGCCGCCCCGCGGGCTTTGATGGCCGGGGCCGTGGCTGCGGGCGAGGTCCTGAGCGCGCTGCCGGTGCTCTACCACGCGCTGTGGGGCGGGCGGCTGGTGGCGGATCTGACGCGGCCGCTGGGCGAGCACACGCTCGTGGCGCCCGGCCCGGCCGCAGGCGACGGGGAGCAGGAGCAGCACGGCAGGTGA